In the genome of Roseovarius sp. Pro17, the window AAGAGTGCGTCGGCGGTCTGCGCGCCAAACCGCTGTGCCAGCGCGTCCCAGCCAAGGCGCGGATGCGCGCCGAACATGCCGCCGTTGCGGGTGGAGGCACCTTTGCCGGGGTCTGCGGCATCGACGATTGCCACGGACGCGCCGCACTCATGAGCGGCCAGCGCGGCCGAGAGGCCGGTATAACCCGCGCCAACGACCAGCAGATCGCAGCGCGCGGGCAGTGCGCCCTCAGGCGTGACCCAATCGATGCCATCCCACCAATAGGGCTGGCCGGGGGCTGCGTCGTCGGTCCAGAGAGTCATGACCTATCCTCGGTTATGCTTCGCTGCCGACGCTGGCCGCATTCCCAACCGGAATCAAGGCGCAGCGGAGGGGCACGCCTACAATGCAAAAAAGGCCCGACATAAGCCGGACCTTTCAATGCTAGACGATACTGGCCGCCTCAGCTTACATTCTTTGCCGACAACTCGACCGCGTGCAGGAATGACTTGGCCGAGGAACTTGCCGAGAGCAGCAGATACGTATCGTCGCCAGTGCGCGCGATGATTGCGCCCATATGCTCCATCACCGTGCGGGCAATGGCATTTACCGCGAACGCATCAGGGTGCAGGTCAACCGGGCAAATCCGCTCAAGCGCGCGGCGTGCGCCGGGGCCGGATATTTCCAACGCGCACCATGCGTCGGTCTGGTCGGTCGTGTAGGCCGCGCCCTTCAGTTTTTTGGCGATCTGCGGCTCGGCGTCGGGCGTCGGGCTGGGGAACAGCACAAAGGCCTGATCGACGCCCAGGCGCATGATCGCGCTGGATTTATCTTTGGCGACAACGGACATGCCGACCTCGGGCAATGCGACGCCAAAGGCGGTCTTGATCGCCTTTTTGGCCGCATCCTCGCCGCCCAGCGGCAGGGCGATGGACACGATGGCCAGATCCTTTGGCGCGCTCAGCTGGATATCGCCAAAGCTCTGGTCATAGCCTGCCAGCGGCGGCGCGGAGGTGAGGGTGAAATCAGGCACGCAGGCGCTCTCCTTCGGGGTCGATGAAGTGGGCCGAGACGATCTCGACGTCCATTTCGGTATCGTGGACGGGGCTGACGGCGCGCACAATCTCGCCCATGCGCTTGTCGCCGGATTTGATGAATCCAAGGCCTATGGAATGCTCAAGGCTGGGGGAATACGCCACCGACGTCATCCAGCCTTGATCGTTCGCCATAGTCGCCTCATCGCCCTTGTTGATGAAATGCGATCCGGCGATCAGTTTCTGACTGCGATCCACCGGGCGGAAGCCGACCATTTTCTCTGCATCCTCGCGGTTCATCTCAGGGCGCTCGGACAGCGTCTTGCCGATGCAGTCCTTTTTCGAGCTGACCATGCGGCCCATGCCGAGGTTATGCGCAGTAATGCGCCCGTCCAGTTCGTTGCCGGCTGCGTGGCCCTTTTCGATCCGCATGACACCCAGGGCCTCAAGGCCATAGGGCGCGGCGCCGAATTCCTCGCCTGCCTTGACCAGCGCCTCGATCATCGAGTTGCCATAGCGCGCCGGCACGGCGATCTCGTAGGCCAGTTCGCCCGAAAACGAGATGCGGAAGAGGCGCGCAGGTGTGCCGCCACAAACGGTGATTTCACCGCAAGCCATGAAGGGAAAGCCCTCGTTGGACATGTCCTGCGTGTCATCCACGATCTTGCTGAGCAGCTTGCGCGCGTTCGGACCGGCGACGGCGAATTGCGCCCACGCATCGGTGGTCGAGATCAGATGCACGTCCATATCGGGCCAGAGGCATTGGCGCGCGAATTCCATCCGGCGGAACACCAGCACCGCGTTGGCGGTGGTGGTGGTCATCACGAAATGGTTTTCGCCCATCCGCGCGGTGGTGCCGTCCTCATAGCAGATGCCATCCTCGCGCAACATGATGCCATAACGGACCCGGCCTACTGCCAGTTTGGCAAAGCCGTTAGCGTAGATCTTGTTCAGGAATTCGGCGGCGTCCTTGCCCTGAACGTCGATCTTGCCCAGCGTGGTGACGTCGCAGATGCCAACGGAA includes:
- a CDS encoding sarcosine oxidase subunit gamma, which translates into the protein MPDFTLTSAPPLAGYDQSFGDIQLSAPKDLAIVSIALPLGGEDAAKKAIKTAFGVALPEVGMSVVAKDKSSAIMRLGVDQAFVLFPSPTPDAEPQIAKKLKGAAYTTDQTDAWCALEISGPGARRALERICPVDLHPDAFAVNAIARTVMEHMGAIIARTGDDTYLLLSASSSAKSFLHAVELSAKNVS